Part of the Sphingobium lignivorans genome is shown below.
CGTGCTCTCGCTGCCCGGCGGGCAGGATCGCGAGGACCGCGTGGCCCAGATCATCGACCGGGAACTGGCGGACAATCATGTGATCGTCGCGCTGGAGCGTGAAGGCGTCTCGCTGGCCGGCGTCGCCTCGCTGCCGACATTCCATCGCGGCAGCGCGGATCATCAGTATCTCTTCGTGAACGGGCGGCCCGTGCGCGACCGGCTGCTGGTCGGCGCGGTCCGTGGTGCCTATGCCGACTTCATCGCGCGGGACCGACATCCGGTGCTGGCGCTGTTCCTGGCGCTGCCGGTGGAGGAGGTGGACGTGAACGTCCATCCCGCCAAGACCGAAGTGCGCTTCCGCGACCCGGCATTCGTGCGCGGCATGATCGTGAGCGGGCTACGGCGCGCGCTCGACGAGGCCGGGATGCGCGTCGCCAACCGCCCGGAGGCGGGCTCGGGCGATCTCTGGCAGCGCGAGCCGGCGGCCATGGCGGAGATGGCCGCCCTGGCTGCGCAGGGCATGCCGTTCGGGCCGAGCGGAGCGGGGGCGGGCACGGGCCCCGGAGTGGGCGCTATGTCCCGGGGCGGGGCTTATGGCGGCGCGCCGCTCCTGGGCGATCGGCAAGCGCGCTTCTCCGGTTTCGCGCCTTCGGGCCGTGCCGAGCCGGCGCCACCCACGGCTCCGGCGGGGCAGGACGCGCGCGAGTTTCCGCTCGGCGTGGCACGCGGGCAAGTGGCGCGGACCTATATCGTCGCGGAGGCCGAGGACGGCCTTGTCATCGTCGACCAGCACGCCGCGCACGAGCGGCTGGTGCTGGAGCGGATGCGCCGGGCGCTGGCCGATGGCGCGGTGGCTCGTCAGGCCCTGCTGCTGCCCGAAGTCATCGAGCTGGACGAACCCGCCTGCGACAGGATCGAGGCGCGGATTCCTGAACTGGCCGAGCTGGGCCTGGAGATCGAGCGTTTCGGGCCCGCCGCCATGCTGGTACGCGCCGCACCCGCGCTGCTCGGGTTGAGCGACGTCGCCGGGCTCGTGCGCGATCTGGCG
Proteins encoded:
- the mutL gene encoding DNA mismatch repair endonuclease MutL, with translation MSIRRLPETLVNRIAAGEVVERPASALKELIENALDAGADTIAVTLRQGGLDGIAVTDNGHGIAQGEIALALERHATSKLPDEAIEQVRTLGFRGEALPSIGSVSRLTLSSRQPGADGWRLICDNGAIAPLVPCAMPAGTRVEVDGLFARVPARRKFLRSARSEYAACLDIVRRLAMARNDVSFVLEHDGRRVLSLPGGQDREDRVAQIIDRELADNHVIVALEREGVSLAGVASLPTFHRGSADHQYLFVNGRPVRDRLLVGAVRGAYADFIARDRHPVLALFLALPVEEVDVNVHPAKTEVRFRDPAFVRGMIVSGLRRALDEAGMRVANRPEAGSGDLWQREPAAMAEMAALAAQGMPFGPSGAGAGTGPGVGAMSRGGAYGGAPLLGDRQARFSGFAPSGRAEPAPPTAPAGQDAREFPLGVARGQVARTYIVAEAEDGLVIVDQHAAHERLVLERMRRALADGAVARQALLLPEVIELDEPACDRIEARIPELAELGLEIERFGPAAMLVRAAPALLGLSDVAGLVRDLADDLAALGDATSLKARLDLVAATMACHGSVRAGRILSVAEMNALLREMEVTPHSGQCNHGRPTWIKLAHGDIEKLFGRH